Within the Gammaproteobacteria bacterium genome, the region CGTTGCAGGCTCAATAGCATCGCCATTGCCGTGTCGGCGACATCTTCCGGGCCGTATTCCGGATTGTTGGAAAACACGATGCCGCGTCGCTCCAGTGTAGCGATGTCTATCTTGTCGTAGCCGACGCCGTAGCGTACCAGGATCTTGCATCTGTCGAGGTGTCGAATCGTGGTCTCGGTGATCGACGGTGTCCATACCAGCATGGCGTCGAGTCGTTTTAGTTGCGAAGGGTCGAAAGCCAATTCGTCACGCGTATCAAAATGGATAATTTCCGCGTGTTTTGAAAACGCCGCCAGTTCCGGATCAAACGGTGGTTTGATTAAATGGGTAACTCCGATAGTCCAGCGTGTTTGCGCCATGAATCAGTTCCGTAGGAGAGGCAGTGGCGAACTGCTCCGGCAAATTAATAATTAATCCAGTTACTTCGGTCCCGCCTGGTGGCCACCCGAAAAAAGATTCTGCTTGTTCCGGCCAAATCTATCAACTAGGTTTAGTGCCAGATGTCAAAGATCAACACAGAAGTGCTGGTTATCGGCGCCGGCTTATCCGGTGCGGTCGCCGCTTTACAACTGGCAAAGGCCGGCATCGAAGTGACTTGCCTGGAACAGGGTCAGTGGAACGACCCGGAAGACTATCCCGGCAACAAGGCTGATTTTGAACTTCAGGCCATGGGCGTATGGCATGCCAATCCCAATACCCGCAAAGCCATTGCCGACTATGCGATTCTGGACGATAGCAGCGACATCAAGCCGATGCTCTACAATGGCGTCGGCGGCAGCACCATTTTGTACAGCGCACACTGGATGCGCTTCCTGCCAGGAGACTTTCAGGTACGCTCGCTCGATGGGGTTGGCGAAAACTGGCCGATCAGCTACCAGGACCTCGCGCCATATTACGATCTCAATGATTTCGACTTCGGCGTTTCGGGTATCGCCGGTGATCCGGCCTATCCCGATCGTCCCGAGTATCCCCTGCCGCCTCTGCCGATACAACCCTGGGGAGAACGTGTCGCGGCGGCACATCACCGGCTCGGCTGGCACTGGTGGCCAGGGTCAAACGCGATTGCTTCCCAGCCTTACCGAGGCCGCCGTCCCTGCGTACAGCGATCGACATGCCGCGCGGGATGTAACGAGGGGGCCAAGGGGAGCGTCGATCGCACCCACTGGCCGGATGCGCTTGCCCACGGTGTGCAACTGATCACAGGTGCCTGCGTATCCCGAATTTTACTGAATAACAAAGGCCTTGCCTGCGGCGCCCTGTACACCGACCAGGGTGGCGAGACAAAAACGGTCAACGCCCAACTGGTTCTGCTCGCCAGCCACGCAATCGGCAGTGCCCGGCTGCTGCTGAAATCGGCAACGCCTGCCTGTCCCGACGGCCTGGCAAACAGTTCCGGTCAGGTCGGGCGCAATCTGATGATGCATCCACTGTGTCGAATCATCGGCTTTTTTGACGAGCCGATGATGAGCTGGCAGGGACACTGGGGACAGAGTATCTATTCACTGGAGTTCGCAGAAACCCGCTCCGAGCACGATTTCGTACGCGGTGCGAAGTGGAATCTTTCACCTTCCGGGGGTCCCCTGGCCGCCGCGCTCTACCCGCTCGACGAATCCCGTTGCTGGGGCAAGGACTTACACCGCCGCATCGATAAGTGGCTGGGACGTTCGGCAGTCTGGGGCATTACCGCGGAAGATCTGCCGGATTCCGAAAACCGGTTGACGCTGGATCAGGATTCTCGTGATGCCGACGGCGATCCCAATATACGCCTGCATTACCGGGTTTCTGACAATAGCAAACGCATGCTCGATTTCATGGCGGATCGCGCCGTTGAATCTTTCGCCGCTGCCGGCGCTTACGAAACCAGCGCGCGTAAACTTGTCACGGATAACGGCTGGCATGCCCTGGGTACCTGCCGAATGGGCAGCAACCCGAAAACCTCGGTGGTCGACAAGTGGCTGCGCAGCCACGACATCGAAAACCTTTACATCATCGACGGTAGCGTTTTTGTGACTTCGTCTTCGGTAAATCCCGCGGCAACCATCGCCGCGCTGGCACGACGCACGGCTGATCATCTCATCGAGACGAGATTTAAGGCCAGGGTTGCTGCGACATGACTGGTTCGATAACTGGCCCGCAAAGAAAGCTGATCGCCGAAATTGCCGCCGTCGTCCTGCCGGGCGGTGACGGCCAGCCGGCGGCGAGCGAAATTAGCCTTGAGCGTGGGCCGATCGATCGCGTTTTTAAATCGCGGCCTGATCTCGAGGCCCCGTTTATCCGCATTATGAATGCATACCGCAACGGACCCGAGGCATTCTTAGGTGCCCTTGCAGAATCCGACTACAACCTGATAATGACTGTAATTTGCGCGGCTTATCTGATGGACGAAGGCGTCAAAAAAGCGCTTTATTATCCCGGACAACAAGCGCTAACGCCCAACCGCGGCGGGTTCGGCGGCGAAGACCTGGTAATCGAAATGATGCAGCGGCCGAAAAAATATCGCGACACGCATCGATAACCAGTACCGCCTGTCGGACTTAGGGAGTCGCATCCTCGTTGACCGCCACCAGCTCGAATGACTCGAGCACCACGGGTAAATCTTCGGACCAGGGTTTGCCCCAGTCACCAAGCTGCAATTTGAAGTATTCTTCGTGACATTGCTTCCAGTACTCGAGACTGCCATCGCCCTCCCCCTCGCGCGCCGCAAATGCTGCATCCACGTCCTTGAATGGTCTTAGCTCGACATTGACAATTTCAAGCACACAGGCGGGTTTGAAGTTTTCCCAGAGAATTATCCAGTAATCTCCCGCTTCCCGCCGCGGAACCTCGTTCAGCTCGAAATCCATCGCCAGGTGCGCCGTTGCGCGCTTAACCCGGTCAATCGCCAACTGGGTTACGTGGTCGCCATACTCCGCGTATTTCGGGTCGCCAAAAGTCCGCGTATGATAGCTGTCTGCTGAAATACCGTGCTGTTCGCAAACACGCGCCCAGAAGGCTTCTACTTCGGGTGTCTTTTCACCAATCATAAATTATTTTCCTCACGCTAATCGCAGATGCCGGGCATTCAATTACTAATACGCCGGCACGGTTCCAATACATAAGCATTTGTATGGTCGACGATAATAATAATTATTTCAACATTATGGATATCAGCAGTAAACAGAGCTTGACAGGTTGCGGACCGGGAAAACCGGACTATGACCAGATGTGCCTGTCGATTGGTAGGATCACAGCCTGTACAGATAATGTACTGTAGTAAACTTATTACAGGGAAAAGCCTGACCGTGGCAGTTTCGCATTTGGGGCAGATTGATATGGACCAGGCTTACCGACAATTCGCCTGGATTGATGCCCGGCTACGCTAATCGTTGGCGATTTCAAGCGCGACCATACCGAGTGATTCCATGACTTCGAATACCATGTCTTCGGCATACTGGCATGCGTATGCAATCTGCTCGAGGGTTGCGTATCCCTGGTCCCAGTTCTCGATATCGTCGAGTATATTCTGCGTTTCCTGTTCGTCCAGGGGTGGCACATAGGTACTCAGGCAGTTCGCCAGGTAAATCAGGTGGGTGGCTTCGCGATTGGCACCATCGTGAACCACCTCGTGGTGATTACGCGCGCAATCAATCAGCAATTGCGGCAGGCCCCAGTGATCCATCAAGGCCTCACCCACGGCGGTGTGGGTAACGCCGACCTGGCTCAGTTCAGCGGTTAATACGTCGACCCGTTTTTGAATCATGTACTCTTCCACAGCCAGCATACGATGCGGTACCTTGTTAATCAGCAGTAGCTTGCCAATGTCATGCAGCAAGCCCGCGGTAAACATCGATTCAGGTTCCTTGATTGCGCTGAGTTGTATTGCCAGCTGACGTGCGATGATCGCGGTTTTTATGCTGTGCTGCCAGAATACCTGCATCGAGAAGGCCGGGTTCTCCTGCGTGCTGAAAACGCCCCGCAGTACCGAACCGATCAGGATATGCTTGAGTCTTTCGCGTCCGAGTAACGAAACCGCCTGCGAAACCGAGGCGACCTCGTTCGGCATACCGTAGTAGGCGCTATTAACCATTTTCAACACGCGCGTCGTTATCGCAGGATCATTTTGTACCGTGTCGCCGATCTGCTGTACGGTACTAGATTCGTTTTCCAGTTGTTCGGAGACACGCAGATAAATTTCCGGCAGGCTGGGCAAATCCTGGCCCTGGCCAATCAGCTGTTCGAGGGTTACGGGAGGTTGTATATCGAGTTCGGCAGTGCGCGTCATGCTAAGGAGCATAGCAGAGATAGTTTTAAAAACAGTGCCGTTCGTCAGGCAAGTTTTTGGCGCGTGAAAATCGATGCTAGAGATTAAAACTATAAAATTTTTATCAATATAATTTGTTTATTTACAAACAGTTAAAGTGTTATTTTAATGTTAATTCTATTTTAATGTTGAACCCGTTCTCCGAATCAGGAAGCACCAAATCACACTTGATGAATCATAGGGGGGGGGCATCTTACAGTGGACAAAATAAAGGGTCAGAGAAGAGCCAACAACTCGCGGGTGATCGCCCGTGTACCCATATCACCGCCAAACTCGATCGGACGGATTCGTGACTCGGTAAAACCACTTGAGACTGCGGTTTCAATCAGGCGTGATGCCTCTGCCAGCGTCGGCTCCCCGGCTTTGTCAGCCAGATACTCCAGCATCATTGCACCACTTAAAATAGCGGCCAGCGGATTGGCAGTATCCTGGCCCATGATATCGGGCGCGCTACCGTGTGCGGGTTGAAACAACGCGGTAGACTCTCCGATCTCGGCACAGGCCGCCATCCCCATGCCACCGACCAGCCCACCGGCAAGGTCCGAGAGAATGTCGCCAAACATGTTTTCGGTAACCAGCACATCGAAGTCCCAGGGCCGACGAACCAGGTCGAGTGCCTGCGCGTCGACGTAGTTATAATCGGTTTGAATATCAGGAAATTCCAACGCGATTTCATCGTAGATCTGCCTGAAAAACGCCATCGATGTAAACACGTTGGCCTTGTCGACGCAGGTTAACATACCATTTGAGCCTCCCTGCTTACGTTTACGCGCCAGTTCGAAGCCGAAGCGATGCAACTTCTCCGTAGTAGCGCGAGTAATTCGCAACACATCGCGCACCTCCTCGTTATTAACAATCTCACTTCGGCCATGTACCGCCGCCGAATAAAACAAACCCTCCGTGGATTCGCGCAATATGACGAGGTCTATATCCCCGGCGCGTGGATCGGCAAGAGGTTGCGGCACATTCGGATAAGCCTTGACCGGCCGCACCCCGGCATACAGTTGGTAGATATCGCGCAGGCGCAAATGGGGTGAGATCTCGGTACCGTCCCTGTGTCTGATCTCAGGCAGACCAATCGCGCCGAGAAATATCGCGTCCGCCTTCCCCGCGGCCTGCTCCCCTCCTTCCTCAATGTCATGTCCGGTTTCATGGAAGTATGCCGCACCAGCATATATTTCGCGGTAATCCAGGCAGATGGCAGCAGATTTCGCGACTGCCGCGTCGACGATCGCAAGCGCCGCATCGGTAATATCGACACCGATACCATCACCCTTGATTACAGCAATTTGAACAGCTACCCGGGACATTGCAAATCACAGCTCTAAATCCCCGCAGTATAATTCAAAAATCGTGGCGAGTTTCGGCACGGGTTACCGGGTAACCTGGCTGAAATGTTCTCGCATGGAAATCCATTCTGTCCCTTCTATACTCCTGTTTAACAACCCTTAAAGCGTTTCGTCCCATTGAATCGGGGGAACACAGGAACAGCCGATGAAATTTATTCTTATTGGAGCCGTCTTACTGATCGGCCTTGCATTTGGTGCCGCCAAGTTTTACCTGTATTACAAGGTCAGCGATGGCATGGATTCTGCTGTCCTGGCGATGGCACCCTACGCGGAGATTGAGTATGGCGGCATTAGTTCAACCATAACCGGGGAGCTCACAATCGACGATATAAAGGTGAAAATGAAGGCCTACCGTGACGGCTTTGTTATCGGACGACTGGGTATCGATACCCCGAATTTTCTAACCCTGCTGAACTTGAGCGACTTCGCTGCAGGTACTCCGTCGGCAAGCAGCGAAACACCGAAATATTTCGGATTTATCGCCGAAGATATTCAATTCCTGGCAACGGCCGATTACTACAAGGATTTTTACGAGGCAAGCATCAAGAAACTGGCACCCCCCGACATCAGGCAACGTGGGGTTCATTGCGTCGGCAAGTACGGGTATTCACCAAAGGCACTCCAGGCACTCGGATACGAGGAAATGCTCGTGTCAGTATCGATCGGTTTACGACAGGCTAAAAACAATTATAGCGCCGAAATGAAATTCGACGTGGTCGATATGGCAGACCTCGAGATGAGTGTACAGATGGCGGGAGACTTGATGACCGGCGTGGCGAGTGGGCCTTACTATAAACCGAAGATGAGTGACCTGCGTATAAAAATCACGGACCAGTCGTTAAACCAGCGGGTTGAAAAGTACTGCACAAAGCTGGGATTGACGCCGGCACAGATTCTGGCTGCGCATTTGAACGCGCTACAGTACCGCGGCAAATTGCATGGCATCGAGTTTGATGAATACGTAATCGATCCATACAAGGAATTCCTGGCCGGGAAATCCACGCTCATCGTTACCGCCAAGCCGAGAGAACCGCTCGACCTGGCAAGAATCAAAAGATATAAGCCGAGCGATGTACCTGCCCTGCTGAACCTGGAAGCGGCTGCCCAGTAATAGCCGGCTTTCATACAAGTCTTGAGGGAATGGCACATTTTTTTGCCAACCATGAAACTGGCAATTTGGTTTAAATGGAAATTAGAAAACTGCTGGCTACCCTGTTAGTCAAAATCCAGACACTCTTTCAGTGGCCCAGGTTTAAGATATTCCTTCGATATTTATCTTGCCATAGCACATCCAGGAGCCTGGCCACCGCCAGGCATTCGAGACCAAACGGCAGGTAACCGCTATATCCCAGCAGGGGCATGTGAAAAATCTCGAAGCGCTGCACGTAAGGAACCGAGTATTCCCAGTGTGCAAGACTCCCGAAGTTCCACATTTCCCAGAAGAATCCGCATACGAGACCTGCAAGAGCGACCTGCCATATCTCCTGCCAGTCGCCCTTTACTGGCCCATCTAAGACAGATCCTTGATTCATCATAATCTGCAGCGCCGTGATCAAGGCAAGTGGCGCAAGCCAGAGCATTGAGAACAGTGCATTCGGCCACACACCGACAGCTGCGAGCCCTGCAGCAGAAACGATCAGCAGAACCCAGGCAATCAGTTTTGACTTTATCCAGGCCATCGTCCAGGCATTTTCGAGGCCCCCACTGAGGCGCGGAAAAGTAGCCAGCAATTCGCGTGTTCCCAGAACCGCTGGCAACACCGTGGCAAAGGGCAACGTGGCCTGCCAGAAATAGTCCCACGATCCAAGTGTATCAACACCGATGTAGAACCAGTTTTGAACGAAGCGGTTTAAAAACTCGAAGAACCACCAGAAGATGGCACTGAGGGGGGCCAGTGCCAGAGTATACCCCGGGCGATGCGTCAACATGCATCGGCCAGTGCGCCGCCATGTCAGCGCATTGACGATCGCTATATAACCGAACCAGAGCATACTGAATGTAAATGCCTGGACGGGTGCAAACCACGGGAACCTGTTCCACGCGATAAACCAGACGATAACGAGCCAGGCAACGGCGAGCCAGCCCCACCAGGGAAAGTACGCAGCGTTTACCGGTTTTTCCTCGCTGCTCGCGTGGAACCGGATTACCCGGTTAAGGAAAGGAGATACCGAAACGATAATGAACAATAATGTCGCTACGAATGCCCACCAGGAAAAATCTGCATGAACGACGTGCGCGGTTCGTGGCGGAAACTCTAAATACAGGTCAAGCGGTTTTCCAGCCAGCACGATGCCTGTGAGCGGGAGTCCGATCAACATCAGAACCAGAGGGACAAGCAGTATCAGAAATCGCATTCAGAACGGGAATTATTAAGTAGTAGGATGATACCCTCCCTCAGCAGAAAAACAGCAAGCTTACCGACGAGATTATCCATTGCCATCAATAAACCGAATGAAATCAAGCAATTGAAATACTATCACATCCCGAACTTAACGATATTGATCGGTCTCGAAATGTAGTAATAAGCAGTGTAAATGAGCTTAATTTAGTAGTGGGTTGGTACATTACTGCTACACAAAAATAATGTGAGCGCACATATTTTCACTATTCCAAAGCAATGGGATGGACTCCTCTTAATCATTAGTTGAAATGTCACAATCTCAGTTTGGCACATCGATGCCAATTAGATGAGGAGGAGTCCATCCCCTTGCATTGAGAAACCCAGATACGCCGTAACCGGCGTCCCCCGGGCTGCCTCGCCCTAAATCTCTGTCTGTTCTGACATCTCCGGAGCATCATCCACCTCGATACCCAGATGTTTGACAGCACTCTTCACTTTCGTGTGTCCCGATAAAATCCGCACCCCCCTGATCGTTAGACTCTGACCATTCCTGATGGCGAGCATCAGACAACCGGTGTAATGTAGGGGGATTGCCCAACCCGTAGGCGACATAAAAAGTTTGGATCCGTTAACTCAGGGTTTGCTCGGTGGTGCGCTGGCGCTGTCGGTCGCAGACAAAAAAGAATCTCGCCTCGCAGCGGCGATTGGTTTTGCTGCCGCACTACCGGCAGATGCCGATATTCTGATCGGTGCCAGCGATGACCCGCTACTCAACATCGAGTTTCACCGGCATTTCACGCACTCATTGATCTTCATCCCCATCGGGGCGCTGATCGTCGCGTCGATATTCTGGCTGCTGCTGCGTAAGCGTATCGGGTTTAAAAGTACCTATTTCTATGCGTTGCTGGGTTATGGCACCAGTGGCCTGCTCGACGCTTGCACCAGCTACGGGACCCATTTGTTGTGGCCCTTCAGCGACGAACGGATTGCGTGGAGCATCATTGCAATCATCGATCCGGTGTTTACTCTGGTGCTGCTCATCGCACTGATCCTCGGCTTCAAGTACTACAAACCGGGCTCGGCCCGCGTCGGCCTGGCGCTCGCCGGCGCCTACCTGCTGCTTGGCCTGTGGCAGCATAAAAACGCGCTCGAATCCGCGCGGGAACTCGCCGCGCAGCGCGGCCACGACGTGCAGCGAATCCTGGTCAAACCGACGCTCGCGAACCTGATCCTGTGGCGCTCGGTTTACCACAGCGGCGATGTGTTTTACGTCGACGCAATTCGGGTCGGGCCGGACTCAATCCGATTTTACCCGGGCGGCTCGGCACGCATGTTCGTGCCTGAGAGGGATCTTCCCGAACTTCCGCGGGCCAGCGTACTCGCGCGTGACATTGAACGGTTTTACCAGCTTTCAAATAACTTCGTGGTGTCTGACCCCGGGCGTGACAACGTCCTGATCGACATTCGCTACTCGATGTTGCCAACCAGCGTCACACCGATGTGGGGCATCGAGCTCAACCTGGTGTCGCCCACACAACACGCGAAATTCAGGATTTATCGAGACCGATCTGAAGACATGCGGGAGAGGTTCGGCGCCATGCTACTGGGCCGTGATCTGCCGGAGTGACGCAATCTCGGTGAGTCAGCGGCGATTTACGACCCGAAGCGAGCGCTAGCATTAAATCTATATTACCAATTCGGTAGTTGGCCTGTATCCCGATAATAATTCGCTTGCGTTCTCGCGCAATTATCTATTGCCCTGAAGCCGTGTTTACGCCATTTGAAATCGCACTTTTGATAAATCTCTTGCTCGACAGAATCATTTTCCAGTTTGCTGTTCAATACCAGTCTGGTCATTACACATTTGCTGATCCTTGCGACTCCATTGATCGGATGGTAATCGACACAATCATCGTAAATATCCTGTGCCAGCGACCGCCTACCTAACTGATCGTGTGCTACTCCAAGAATTCTATTCTTTATTGTATTTTGTTCGATCATACAACCTCCTAACGCCGATCCGGTTGTTCCATGTTTTTCTACACAAAAATCGAAAATCTCTTTCGTGTATTTCAGCTTGTAGCGTTGCAGTAAGTAGAAGTCATGCCTATGGCTTCTGTTTTCGTCGGTTGCTGCTCCATATAGGGTTGCTGGTGACGTTGAAATAACTAACACGAGTATAGATTTTAAAACCGTCATCCCTTTTGCTCATCGTTAATGCCAGATCATTGTACTCAAATTTTCTGAGGGTGATATTTACCTTTGTATATCAATTGTTCTCGATGTAAGAAACGGAGTTTTATGGCCTAGACTAAACTTGCATGCAGCTGAATCATTAAAAAAGAATCTCACACGAACATCGAATGTCCGCTCGTGGCCGAAGGTTGGCATTGGTAAGGAGTTTTTCAGCGTCTGTTTTGTAGAAATTACCGCCGATGGATACTGCTAATTTCGAGGTATGGGAAATTTTCCTTGTAAAACCAGCAAATAACCGTAAAGCAAGCACTCTATAATTGACCACATATAAGAAATTTAAGTATTAGTAATTACATTAAATAACCCTTGTAAGTTACTAATTTACATAGTTTTAAAACTCGTACGCCTGGAGAGATTCGAACTCCCGACCGCTCGGTTCGTAGCCCTACTGGTAAAATGGTAAGTATTTATAAATCAACAATTTGCGGTCTTGATCAACCTCGAAATGTAGTAATAAAGAGTGTAAATGAGCCTTATGTAGTGATGTGTTGGTACATTATTGCTACATACGAGTAATGTGAGTGAACATATCTACTCACCTCCCGAAAGCGGGCCCTCAGAAATTTTTAATGAGCTTCCGAGTGCGACCCTGAACCGACACTCAGTCAAATCACGGTAAAGGTCAGGAACCGGCACATAGGAGCCATAAAACCCGCGAGAAAAGCGGCAGATTATCGGATTCGAGGGTCTGTTTAGATCTGGTAGCGCTGGCGCAGGGCCTGCCTCAGCTGGCTGCGCGCCGGCATCGATTGCC harbors:
- a CDS encoding GMC family oxidoreductase, with amino-acid sequence MSKINTEVLVIGAGLSGAVAALQLAKAGIEVTCLEQGQWNDPEDYPGNKADFELQAMGVWHANPNTRKAIADYAILDDSSDIKPMLYNGVGGSTILYSAHWMRFLPGDFQVRSLDGVGENWPISYQDLAPYYDLNDFDFGVSGIAGDPAYPDRPEYPLPPLPIQPWGERVAAAHHRLGWHWWPGSNAIASQPYRGRRPCVQRSTCRAGCNEGAKGSVDRTHWPDALAHGVQLITGACVSRILLNNKGLACGALYTDQGGETKTVNAQLVLLASHAIGSARLLLKSATPACPDGLANSSGQVGRNLMMHPLCRIIGFFDEPMMSWQGHWGQSIYSLEFAETRSEHDFVRGAKWNLSPSGGPLAAALYPLDESRCWGKDLHRRIDKWLGRSAVWGITAEDLPDSENRLTLDQDSRDADGDPNIRLHYRVSDNSKRMLDFMADRAVESFAAAGAYETSARKLVTDNGWHALGTCRMGSNPKTSVVDKWLRSHDIENLYIIDGSVFVTSSSVNPAATIAALARRTADHLIETRFKARVAAT
- a CDS encoding metal-dependent hydrolase, translating into MDPLTQGLLGGALALSVADKKESRLAAAIGFAAALPADADILIGASDDPLLNIEFHRHFTHSLIFIPIGALIVASIFWLLLRKRIGFKSTYFYALLGYGTSGLLDACTSYGTHLLWPFSDERIAWSIIAIIDPVFTLVLLIALILGFKYYKPGSARVGLALAGAYLLLGLWQHKNALESARELAAQRGHDVQRILVKPTLANLILWRSVYHSGDVFYVDAIRVGPDSIRFYPGGSARMFVPERDLPELPRASVLARDIERFYQLSNNFVVSDPGRDNVLIDIRYSMLPTSVTPMWGIELNLVSPTQHAKFRIYRDRSEDMRERFGAMLLGRDLPE
- a CDS encoding HDOD domain-containing protein; this translates as MTRTAELDIQPPVTLEQLIGQGQDLPSLPEIYLRVSEQLENESSTVQQIGDTVQNDPAITTRVLKMVNSAYYGMPNEVASVSQAVSLLGRERLKHILIGSVLRGVFSTQENPAFSMQVFWQHSIKTAIIARQLAIQLSAIKEPESMFTAGLLHDIGKLLLINKVPHRMLAVEEYMIQKRVDVLTAELSQVGVTHTAVGEALMDHWGLPQLLIDCARNHHEVVHDGANREATHLIYLANCLSTYVPPLDEQETQNILDDIENWDQGYATLEQIAYACQYAEDMVFEVMESLGMVALEIAND
- a CDS encoding ASCH domain-containing protein, giving the protein MIGEKTPEVEAFWARVCEQHGISADSYHTRTFGDPKYAEYGDHVTQLAIDRVKRATAHLAMDFELNEVPRREAGDYWIILWENFKPACVLEIVNVELRPFKDVDAAFAAREGEGDGSLEYWKQCHEEYFKLQLGDWGKPWSEDLPVVLESFELVAVNEDATP
- a CDS encoding isocitrate/isopropylmalate family dehydrogenase; this encodes MSRVAVQIAVIKGDGIGVDITDAALAIVDAAVAKSAAICLDYREIYAGAAYFHETGHDIEEGGEQAAGKADAIFLGAIGLPEIRHRDGTEISPHLRLRDIYQLYAGVRPVKAYPNVPQPLADPRAGDIDLVILRESTEGLFYSAAVHGRSEIVNNEEVRDVLRITRATTEKLHRFGFELARKRKQGGSNGMLTCVDKANVFTSMAFFRQIYDEIALEFPDIQTDYNYVDAQALDLVRRPWDFDVLVTENMFGDILSDLAGGLVGGMGMAACAEIGESTALFQPAHGSAPDIMGQDTANPLAAILSGAMMLEYLADKAGEPTLAEASRLIETAVSSGFTESRIRPIEFGGDMGTRAITRELLALL